A stretch of DNA from candidate division TA06 bacterium:
GCAGACATGGGTAATGTGAAAGGAATGCAGCAATGAAAGAAAAGGATTACCGGGCGTCCAGGCTCATGAGGGAGTTGGGAGTTCCTATCAGGTATCAGATTGTGAAGCTGTTGGATGAAGGTCCAAAGACTGTGGGTCAGCTTGCACAGCTCCTGG
This window harbors:
- a CDS encoding ArsR family transcriptional regulator, with translation MKEKDYRASRLMRELGVPIRYQIVKLLDEGPKTVGQLAQLL